Proteins encoded by one window of Lathyrus oleraceus cultivar Zhongwan6 chromosome 1, CAAS_Psat_ZW6_1.0, whole genome shotgun sequence:
- the LOC127078724 gene encoding probable plastidic glucose transporter 2 — translation CILGSLFIGIPVKEISGWWRVCFGVSTIPAAILALAMVFCAESPHWLYKQGRTAEAEVEFERLLGVSEAKFAISQLSKVDRGDDTDTVKFSELLHCHHSKVVFIGSTLFALQQLSGINAVFYFSSTVFKSAGVPSDVANVCIGFANLTGSIISTVLMDKLGRKVLLFWSFFGMAISMIIQATEASSLLLNTGALYLSVGGMLMFVFTFALGAGPVPGLLLTEIFPSRIRAKAMAFCMSVHWVCNFLVGLLFLRLLEKLGPQLLYSMFATFCMMAVIFVKRNVVETKGKSLQEIEIALLPQD, via the exons TGCATATTGGGCTCGTTATTTATTGGAATCCCTGTCAAAGAAATTTCTGGATG GTGGCGGGTTTGTTTTGGGGTATCTACCATACCTGCAGCTATACTTGCTCTGGCTATGGTCTTTTGTGCAGAAAGTCCACATTGGTTATACAAG CAAGGAAGAACTGCTGAAGCTGAAGTTGAGTTTGAAAGGCTTCTGGGTGTATCCGAAGCAAAGTTTGCAATATCACAGTTATCCAAGGTAGATAGAGGTGACGATACTGATACTGTGAAGTTCTCTGAATTGCTTCATTGTCATCATTCTAAAG TTGTTTTTATTGGATCAACCCTATTTGCTTTACAACAGCTATCTGGTATAAATGCTGTGTTTTATTTCTCTTCAACTGTTTTTAAAAGTGCTGGAGTACCATCGGATGTTGCAAATGTGTGCATAGGATTTGCTAATTTGACAG GATCTATCATTTCAACGGTTTTGATGGATAAACTTGGAAGGAAGGTTCTACTCTTTTGGAGTTTCTTTGGCATG GCGATATCAATGATCATTCAAGCCACAGAAGCAAGTTCACTTTTACTAAACACGGGAGCTCTGTACCTATCTGTTGGTGGCATGCTAAT GTTTGTCTTTACATTTGCTCTTGGAGCTGGTCCAGTTCCAGGTCTACTTCTAACAGAAATCTTTCCCAGTCGAATCAGAGCCAAAGCCATGGCATTCTGTATGTCTGTACATTGG GTCTGTAATTTCCTTGTTGGGTTACTGTTCTTGCGTTTACTGGAGAAACTTGGTCCACAACTGCTTTACTCAATGTTTGCTACATTCTGCATGATGGCAGTAATCTTTGTAAAAAGAAATGTGGTGGAAACCAAAGGGAAATCACTTCAAGAAATTGAGATAGCACTTCTTCCCCAAGACTAG
- the LOC127078716 gene encoding zinc finger BED domain-containing protein RICESLEEPER 2-like, giving the protein MRCAAHVLNLVVRDGEKEHEGSIESVRTAVRFVRSSPQRAMKFKECVELAGITCKKKLCLDVSTRWNSTYLMLDAAEKFEAAFDNMIDEDPGYIEYFDLLTGPPGSQDWKKVRAFVVFLQTFYEATKVFSTSQEVSLHLAFHNLSSILCELQEASFNLNSYVAPMISHMKVKYDKYWGDVGKVNHFLYYGVIFDPRFKFNYIEWSFNDMYGHSSDLAKKNIECVKTSLFKLYNWHKSDHDKNVGASPLSAPGSTSLGEASSQPKEPSPFTRANAFKKHLKEKDTIENENELEKYLGDPCCGEGENFSILNWWKENCTCYPILATLVRDVLATPVSSVASESAFSTGGRILDIYRSSLSPDMVEALICTQNWLKPSDNDLNVLNMTEEYEISESIVSEFQVATGGAAAPTQAGPV; this is encoded by the exons ATGAGGTGTGCTGCCCATGTCTTGAACTTGGTAGTGAGAGATGGTGAAAAAGAACATGAAGGGTCTATTGAATCAGTTCGCACTGCTGTTAGGTTTGTAAGGTCTTCTCCACAAAGAGCTATGAAGTTTAAGGAGTGTGTTGAACTTGCGGGCATAACTTGTAAAAAAAAACTTTGTCTTGATGTTTCTACAAGGTGGAATTCCACTTACCTAATGTTGGATGCTGCTGAAAAGTTTGAAGCTGCATTTGACAATATGATTGATGAGGATCCTGGATACATCGAATATTTTGACCTCCTTACCGGTCCACCCGGTTCTCAGGATTGGAAAAAAGTTAGGGCTTTTGTGGTTTTCTTACAAACCTTCTATGAGGCAACCAAAGTGTTTTCAACTTCGCAAGAAGTGTCCTTGCATTTAGCTTTTCATAACTTGTCTTCAATTTTGTGTGAGCTTCAAGAAGCTTCATTTAACTTGAATTCTTATGTGGCTCCAATGATTTCACATATGAAGGTTAAATATGATAAGTATTGGGGGGATGTGGGAAAAGTGAATCATTTTCTTTACTATGGAGTGATCTTTGATCCTAGGTTTAAGTTTAACTATATTGAGTGGTCTTTTAATGATATGTATGGGCATTCTAGTGACCTTGCCAAGAAAAATATTGAATGTGTCAAAACTAGTTTGTTTAAACTATATAATTGGCATAAATCTGATCATGATAAGAATGTTGGGGCTAGTCCTTTAAGTGCACCAGGGAGCACTTCCCTTGGAGAAGCATCTTCCCAACCAAAAGAACCATCACCTTTTACAAGGGCTAATGCTTTTAAGAAACATCTGAAGGAAAAAGACAcaattgaaaatgaaaatgaactAGAGAAGTACTTAGGTGACCCTTGTTGCGGGGAGGGGGAAAATTTTAGTATTCTTAATTGGTGGAAGGAAAATTGCACCTGTTATCCTATATTAGCAACCTTGGTTCGGGATGTGTTGGCAACACCTGTTTCTAGTGTAGCCTCAGAAAGTGCTTTTAGCACGGGGGGGAGGATTTTAGATATCTATAGGAGCTCTTTGAGTCCAGATATGGTCGAAGCGCTTATATGTACTCAAAACTGGTTGAAGCCTTCTGACAATGATCTAAATGTCCTTAATATGACTGAAGAATATGAGATTAGTGAATCAATTGTTTCAG AGTTTCAAGTAGCTActggtggagcagctgctcctACACAGGCTGGGCCTGTTTAA